DNA sequence from the Armigeres subalbatus isolate Guangzhou_Male chromosome 1, GZ_Asu_2, whole genome shotgun sequence genome:
taatttgagtactgcaatcaaaagctttcatgttgttctgttgattgcgctattcaaattaattcatgaaaaaaatgttacttacacGATTAGAGTGGATTATCTAAAAGTCGGTAAAAGTTACCGATAATCGAActaaagtgcacatacctaaaATGTACCTATACACtaaggaaaatggacgtatgattttcaatcaaacgccttatgaaaatttgccacaaggaatcgttatgaatttcaatatgttgccttatgaatgatgattttcatttgaaaaaaagtgaggtgcggcagactgggttcgaaccatggacgtcggggtcgggaggccggtatatAGActacacgcccatcgacgcttgattactcgagaaggtaactgcgtataagaagcactgttggtggaataatcagtcaaagattcataaggcgccagttatgaatttcgatagtccagttcgctgagtgtaggtatgtgcactttttgacgattttaggttctcttcacccatatttgggtgaactgaactaagcgtgCTGGCCAAACGTCACTCATAAAGATGTCgcaaaatcctgattaatcacccagCTGCCAACATTGCGCGAATGGTCCTCCCTGACATATTCTGGATCCCAgaatgagaaaataaaaaatcagatcTTTGTAACTAAACAAATactaggggaaattacggctttggcaggttttgttctattattgtcaggggggttttctagaactaattgtgctcaaatttggcctaatcatacgttgcatatcaaagaatattgtggccaaatttcataaaatttggtcaacaaaaacccccctaacaataattgaacaaaacctgccaaagccgtaatttcccctttACATAAATTTTGGCGTCGTGCCACCTACCTGGAAGTAATCCATTCAAAATGAATCGATCATCACAACGATAATCGATTAATGGAAGTAACTGAtaaatttgcgacatctctagtcaCTCATCATCAGCCGGAGTCGGAGACCCGAGACCGGAGACCAGGTGCAATTCTGGTTTTGTTAGATTGATTCAAggttttatattatattttaggTTCTAGATTAGTTCTTTAGTAATCAGGTAAATACTTGAAATTCATACTTTTTATGTTAATAAGGTTAAAATAATGTGTTACTAAATAAGAGCTTCCACATCtatcttttaaaaattgtttcagAGAGGTTATTGGTTACAAAACAAGAAGATGCTGGACACAACTCATATGATAAGTGCTGCTGCAGTGCTTGCCTCGTTCATCTTAGGATTCAAATTTGGTAACAAAAACATCACTGGGAAGGATACCGAGAATGGCCGTGCAACGAAAGCTACATCCGAcaaaacagaagaagaaaatgtgAGTATTTTATCCAGCCAGTCTATCATTTCCGGTAATGGTTCGTGACTTACGTCTGAATCAATTCTTTTTCGATAGATTTTCTCCGATATAGGCGGCGAATATAAAATGATATTGGTAGTTCGGAATGATCTCAAAATGGGCAAGGGAAAGATCGCGGCCCAGTGTGGTCATGCAGCTGTTGGTGCTTACGAGGGTGCCCTTAAGAAGACGCCGTCGGTCCTCCGCAAGTGGCAGAGAACCGGGCAGGCCAAAATTGCCGTAAAGGTCGAAAATGAACAGCAGCTGATGGAAGTCTATAGGACGGTCAAGGCGAATAATATCAACTGTTGCTTGATTCGTGACGCTGGTCGCACTCAAATAGAACCCAACAGTAAGACGGTGCTAGCCATCGGACCGGCACCCAACCAGGTGATCGACACAATAACTGGACATTTGAAACTcttataaaacatttttttttggaaattcaattttaacattactttttttgtctttattaaagagattttcagctcTAGGAATAACATTGATTGATTATGTATAGTCCGAATTCAAAAATCTCTTTCCAAGGTATCAATAAATTTAGAGTTTGGTAATTAGGTAGGGAAAAAGACGGCTTTGTCAGGTTTTGTTCTactattggcaggggggtttttgtcgaccgaattttatgaaatttggccacaatattctttgatatgcaaagaattttTAGGCAAAATTTGAgtataatcagtcataaaaaaaccccctgacaataatagaacaaaacctgccaaagccgtcattccccctacatgGAAATAGGtatctttttttattcaaaaatatttagcATAAttgcacaaaacagataggcatcatagaacaaactgcaattttcaaagtagactctttgtgtatcaacaatgACGAACGACACTCCCGTATATCCCAGGCGAATGAAAGAGACAGCGTACACACGCTCAAACACATTGGACTAatattgactccgcccccaagaaaatgcGTCGGTTGCAGCTTTGTTTgaccgtgtgtgaagttgttcgcttttcgaacaaccatttgaaagttggttggttggaaaaaatcaaaggTTTGATTGTAGTTTGATCTGTTGGGaacggagtcaaggttcgccgaacatgtttgagcgtttgtagtgatgtcgcacaaacccccatatattttttgatggttggagtttgagttggcgcttcggtcgttcgagttagcaaccctataaccctatattctagtatttctagttcgagtgtgatattgttggtcggaTAAATTGAGTGTTCGCGCCGCTGTTGGTAGAATATGGTGGACtgaacgagaggtggagtcaatgttggacAAACTGCTgcattatggaacgtacacacggtcaagcagtttgaccaacattgactccacctctcgtttattcaaacattcgtcaagtttcaccaacagcgacacgaacaatcaatttattcgaccaacaatatcacacacgaacgaccgaagcgccaacttgagcaccaaccatcacaaaatatatgggggtttgtgcaacttcactacaaatgctcaaacatgttcggcgaactttgactccacccccgataactcaaaccaaaatcaaaccgttttatttttttccaaccgagccgccaactgtcaaatggttgttcgaacaacttcacacacgttcaaacaaagcaacaACCGAAGCGTtatcttgggggcggagtcaatgttcgtcaaactgcttgactggtgtgtacgttgcattatgcaacgtacacacaagtcaagcagtttgacgaacattgactccacccccaccCGGTTCTTGCTTTGTTAAAACTAACGAGCCTGgaaaaacaaagagacgcaatactcctacctttaacaaccttgtgctcgattggaacaaatgatttgacagcaaatgcgctgttccaattttgacacttcatctctttgttatgagtgcgGCCTCTTTAGTTaaaacgtgtgtgaagttgttcgaacaaccatttgacagttggcggctcggttggaaaaaattaaaacggtttgattttggtttgagttgtcgggggtggagtcaaggttcgccgaacatatttgagcatttgtagtgaagttgcacaaacccccatatattttttgatggttgatgctcaagttggcgcttcggtcgttcgtgtgtgatattgttggtcgaataaattgatcgTTCGTGCTGCTGTTGATAAAACttaatggatgtttgaataaacgaaaggtggagtcaatgttggtcaaactgcttgaccgtgtgtacgttgcattatggAAATATTGAGATGTGGATTAGAAAATCCTAGGAGAGCTGTTTGGGGGGGATTATCACATCAATGGAGCGTACACActggtcaagcagttcgaccaatattgactccacctctcgtttagtcAAGCATCCAACAAGCACCACCAACAGCGGCGCGAACACTCAATTTAtccgaccaacaatatcactcACGAatgaccgaagcgccaacttgaacaccaaccatcaaaaaatatatgggggtttgtgcgacttcactacaaacgctcaaacatgttcgacgaactttgactccgccccgacagatcaaaccaaaatcaaaccgctttgattttttccaaccaAGCCGCCAACCGTCAAAtggttgtttgaacaacttgacACACGGTTAAACAAAGCAaaaaccgaagcgttttctgggGGGCGGAGTGTGTGAGCGTGTGTACGCTACATAACCCAGAacatattagtgctgtccaatgagcagctcgaagtagctcgaagttgttcccgtcctgctcgttcttttttgtcaacaaacgggcctgagcgtgacaggaacaacttcgagctacttcgagctgctcattggacgcagcaattagtgctgtccaatgaacagctcgaagtagctcgaagttgttcccgtcctgctcgttcttttttgtcaacaaacgggcatgagcgtgacaggaacaacttcgagctgctcattggacagcactattttttaatatggcacaATTTGCTTTCATGTGTCAATATCGAGTCATGGGACATCGacggaggtttgactgtagcaATTGGATTGATTAGGAGCAACGAAAACCATGTTTGCTGCAAGTTACCCCACAACACACGCTCAGACTTCAAGTTTACctctaaggctgtgaaccatccCATCAATTCGTTTAACCCTCTCCCGCCCATGGTGTCTGTGGtgcaccatcaaattttgcaccttctaaccttcatcgaattgtttcaacaacaaaaaggaaTATTGGACACATCTTTATGGTTACATTAGActggaaatataatcaattttgagtacaaatagtgaaactattgaaaacaatcaattaactattgatttacaatcaaaaacttttttttcgttttccactaattttggctatgccaaataacttttgttctagcatttttctcaaagatgattccttcctattgaaatatttgaaaaaagtcgtgggcgggaaagggttaacttttagttaaaatttgacacttcaatggttattttcccatcttATTTAATTTCTTAACAAAAAGACTTTCATCAACCATCCTTCAACGTAGAGTAGACGTACTTGTTCCGCTCTGAAAAAGCCGCATATGGTTattcactgaggaaaatggaagtatgattttcaatcaaacagcttatgaaaatttgccacaaggaatcggtatgaattccAATATGTTGCCTGtggttgccttatgaatgatgatttccatttccatgggttcgaaccatggacgtcgggtcgggaggccggtatgtggACCACacgcgtataagaagcactgttgatggaataatcagtcgaagattcataaggcgtcagttatgaatttcaatagttcagttcgctgagtgttCTACAAACTATATAGGCTGtgaacagtggcgtagccagtaaattggtctggggggggggatatctgaacatttttttttcaaaaaaaaaatttcttctaaaagttTTATCTCTCGGGGGGGTTTTATGctcaaaaccacccccgtggctacgccactggctgtgaaccattccagctATTCGTTTGACTtttggttaaaatttgacagttcgatggtcattttcccatcgtggttaaaattttaccccgaagccgacccatttgagttttgacagattgatagttattcggaacgaaatggattaggcgccaattttctcgcgaacaaagtttaactatcaaactgtcaaatctaaccatgctccggagcagggttatttttaaccacggcgaaatagccatcgaactgtcaaattttaactaaaagttcaACGAATCGGTGGATTGGTTCACAACCTAAAAACATCAAATATGTCCAGCAATTGtttttaacccttttgttaccgacaaaaaaaacacccttacgttaccgacaggaTTTTGAATAAACTTTTCTAATAATATACAAATAGGGTAATATTAATGTTTCAAAACCACTCTCTCTAATGAAACGGTAAAACCAttgcattttgacatttttgtatTTCCGAAGAATACTTATTTAacataactgcaaaatgtttatgCTTAAAATGAGTtttcaaaaattgcaattaattAACATTCCGCTTGAATAATCATCGGAAAGTAGGCAATTTCCTATGTTGAAGTATGTAAGCATTTTCACTGTTGCAAGTTACCCCATACGGGTAGTCAGGAGAGTTTATtacattttttgatttttttttgtttaattcgaACAACTTTTATATAAGTATTAATGAACGATTCATACTTATTCTTTCAAAATGAGAAAGTTTTGATCTTTGAGTACTACCTATCTGAGTAGGGCGAGATTTTTATGGCGTAACACACCACATTTCGATGATGTCCATGCTCTCCAATCGCTGTATTGTACATTAGTGTGATGTTCGGTGAAATAGTCCGAACCCTTCGAGAGAATTTGTACTCAAAGAGAGGTTTGAAATACGTGAGAGCTTAAACGATATATTGTAATATAATGCTTGAGAAGAATAAACGAAGACTTCGGTCTGTCTCTTATAATTTGATCAGCAGACGAACCAGACGTGTTTTAAAAAACTTATAAACTAAAGAAACCCAAAAGTCATATATATCAAGTGGCGACGAGGGAAAATGAACGTATTAGATAGCTAAAAGTGATTCATAGTGACAATTCAAAATacataaaagaataaaattatttcctcGCAGCAATTATTGAAGCGTGCTTATTTGACAGTGCAGTGTAGATTGACCTGTTTGAACTATAGTTAGCTGTACTGACAACAGTTAAATTAAATAGCAAGCGACAAGATCTACATAAAAAACGAAACTGtattaaaaagtttaaaaacgggaggaaaaaaataattgagtTTTAGCACGTGGTGTGCGAATAGTGAAACACGGCCATCGCAAATCGCATTGTTCCGCTTAGTCCGCCATGTTAAGGGCGCAGTAGTGGCATTGGATGAAAATTTAGTACAAATTCGGCCGAGAGAGTTAAATCTATTGGTAGGTGAGTGAGAATAGTGAAGTCAGCAACAAAGCTAAGTCACAACATTAGATAAAGTGTtctagagattctgtaaaact
Encoded proteins:
- the LOC134206269 gene encoding probable peptidyl-tRNA hydrolase 2 — protein: MLDTTHMISAAAVLASFILGFKFGNKNITGKDTENGRATKATSDKTEEENIFSDIGGEYKMILVVRNDLKMGKGKIAAQCGHAAVGAYEGALKKTPSVLRKWQRTGQAKIAVKVENEQQLMEVYRTVKANNINCCLIRDAGRTQIEPNSKTVLAIGPAPNQVIDTITGHLKLL